The following DNA comes from Triplophysa dalaica isolate WHDGS20190420 chromosome 5, ASM1584641v1, whole genome shotgun sequence.
CCCAGGTGAGCGGTTTCTTTAAAAGACACAATCATGATTTATTCTAATAAGATATTATATAACAAGTATGTGAATGATAAAGATGTATATCAATTTTGATGGTCTGCCTGCTTGTTTGTTCCACTCAAAACAATAACCGTGGTTTGATTATGGTAAAAGTTTAgtctacatgtttgttttttcatattatttttgtgtggattgattaccatttgtatacccacagtttttttttacgaATACCATTGTTGATCTATGGCTACTGATGGTTAATTTGTTGTTACcattattttactttagtaaGCATGTTGTTTTTAGtaatgctgttttaaatggACTCCAAATGGTGCTCTTTGCGCTTAAATGCTTTTCACATGATACAAAAATTGACCAAATTCATGTGCTTCAagctgtattttgtgtatttttaggATGACTCATGAGAAGAGATTTTCTAAAATTCCCATGTCCAAGGTACACATGTTGTGGTGatctattttattacattttatttcattattaataaGTCTCATGCTGTTGTCCAACTGTCCACTCCGCAGCGCATGCGAGACCTCTGTAAAGAGGAAGACTATGCTTTCTTAAACAGCCAGAGAGATCCGGACCAGAGTTCAGAGGAAAGACATTTTTCTGAAAGTCAGAAGACGGTAGAAGAGAGGGTAAGTTTCCTTGATTTTTCTCAAAAGAGTAATTAACGCTGAGTTACTGTTCTTCACTAAACTGTAGATTCTGGTTCTTTAGGACCGTCGTCAACAGGAGCGAGAGCTGCAGAGACAAGAGAAACAATGTGAGATAGAGGAACAGCAGAAggtacacacaaatacatttgactTTACAATGTCAAAACGTCATTGCAGGGCCATCCAGAATCTGTCTGCAGTGATAACATTTAATACATCTGAGTCCGTTTCGGGGACAACAGACCCTCATTACACTTATATCATCAGGCTAAATGTGCTCAGTTTCAGTTCCCCTCATATATTTTGCTGTGCAATGACCTCTGCAAAGACATCTGTGAAAGCTGATGTCTCAAACTAactttaaaggtttttaaacTACTTACAAAAAATCAACccagtaaaatataaatttgtctCTTGGCAGACCTTGAGTCCTACTATTTGTGTTGCGGTGAGACAATCTGATTAGTGCATGGGatttgtgtcagtgttgtgtgaAATATGCCTCACAGGGTCAGGGGATGTACTGTGTGGGGTCTGCGAGATGGTGGAAAGTGAGGcttctgtgtgtttacagttgAAAACGCTTGGATTTCGAGGACTGTGTTAATGATGTAGCTCTCAGCTGCACACGATCGGTTGCTAGTAAATCCCCGACACCCGAGAGTGAGGTCACTAAAGGACAGGGGTGGTGTTGATGTCCACTTGGCCATTCTCATAATTTCAACAGCTTCTGGAATTCCTGCAATGATTACACGAGAAACCGCAatggttaaaaaaagtaattgttCCTCCTCTCTTAAGAAAAGCCTTACATTCTCACCTTGCAACTCCTATACGGACACTATCACTTCCTCTCCAGCTGTTTGGAGTCTCCCGCGAGATTCCAGGTTTGCGGCGTGTCCGTCCTCTGATTAATGTACGAGAAGGTCAGGGGAGGAGTGCTAACCCTTGTTTCCCATGTGTATCCTATTTAATCCTGTTATCATTCATAACTCACATCCCCCtaaaactacataaataaaGCGGTTGGGAGCAGTAAACCCCACCCTCCCTGTATTTGTGCGTGTATGTTACCAAGAACAGCATGTGACGGTTTCAGTCCTCTAGGGGATAAGGTGTTGGAggctgtttttttctcatttgctcGAATAGGAGGCTGAAAGTCTTTCAAACTTTTCCATATGCTGCAAACTGCCAGGCCTATAGGAGCCATTATCGCTCTGGAGACAGTCAACAGCAACATAAGACTATCACGGTGAAGGGTTTGGAGAACTTTGGATAGGTCAGAGGTCAAGCCGAGCCTCATTCCTTCAGCACTACATAAGACTGCATCACTGGAACAGCCTGTTTCGAAAGGGAATACAATCATTAGCCTAAAAATTGGTCAAGAGATTGGTCTTctatgaaccgaagagagcacacgtcactcctcttttcattaagttacattgcctccctatagtcgcttgcATCTAATTCAAggctctgctcctggcctacaagaccaccaatGATTTGGCaaccccttatcttcactcgctaatgcagacttatgtacctgccagatccctACCGTCTTGTGGTgacatcccaaaaaggtaaaaaatctctctcacgtaccttccGGATTGGTTCctcatttgtggaatgatctgccagctgctacaagatcagcagattctgtagccatctttagtAATCAGCTGAATACAcagatcagttctgacttctatctcttttctactctttccaaaaaaaaaacatagcatgGTATACTGTGGTAGTATATAT
Coding sequences within:
- the LOC130421291 gene encoding U2 small nuclear ribonucleoprotein auxiliary factor 35 kDa subunit-related protein 1-like, giving the protein MTHEKRFSKIPMSKRMRDLCKEEDYAFLNSQRDPDQSSEERHFSESQKTVEERDRRQQERELQRQEKQCEIEEQQKEKEEKWKSHVAEIAVKQEAIHARRHRLREFRDFQKKVLLQDLGPDAGSVDKTINHLLMRL